Below is a genomic region from Leifsonia sp. Root112D2.
TCGCAAGCGTTGTCGCCCCGGCCAGCATCGCGGCGCAGCAGAGAGCAACGATGAGTCTTGTGTGCCACGACCGAGTACTCACGAATCATCTCCCCACGCACCGGTCTCACCTCGACGCGATGCGGTTGCCATGTTCGTCGAAATCGTGCGAAGGCGCGATGGGCACCTCTACCCATGCTGAGCCGAACCGTGGCGGCCTACTGCGGAACGGCGACCGCCCCCGCGTGAGCGCGCACGCTCACCGCGCGCAGATCCGCCGTCGTCACTTCGTGCACGTGCCCGGTGATCGAGAGAGTCGCGCGGGGGGTCGCAGACCCGGCAATCGTTCTGGCCGTCGCTGGTCGCTCACTGACAATCGCGCCGGCGGATGCGTCTGCCGCGTCCGCGCGCGCAGATGCCTCGGCGTGCGACGCGACCCACACCTGAACGTCTCCCGGCTCCACGATCTTGACCATGCGACGATCGCTGAAGGCGAATCGAGTCGTCGGCACCGAGAACTCCAGGCGCACGGACGCGCCAGCGTCGAGCTGCACACGTGCATAACCGAGCAGTTGCGCCACCGGCCGCGTGATGCTGCCCTGCACATCGTGACCGTAGAGCTGCACGGTGTCCGAACCGCGCGTATGACCCGTGTTGGTCACCGTCACGCACGCGCTGAAGACGCCGCCCGCGGGGGTGGATGCCTGCACCTCAAGCTCCGAGTAGCCGAAAGAGGTGTACGAGAGCCCGAAGCCGAACGGGCGCAGCGGCGTCGAATCGGTGGCGGTGACATCGGAAGGGCCGCCCAGAATCGGGTGCAGATACGAGTACGGCTGCGCGCCGGTCGAGCGAGGCATCGAAACCGGCAGGCGCCCGGAGGGGTTGACCCGGCCGGTGATGATGTCCGCTATAGCGAGACCGCCACCCTCCCCCGGGAAGAACGCCTGCAGCACGGCGCTCGGCCTGGCGCCAGCACCGTCAAGCGCCCAGCCCACGGCGTAGGGGCGCCCCGTCAGCATCACCATGACCACGGGCGTCCCTGTCGCGACGACCGCCTCGACGAGTCGGCGCTGCACGCCGGGCAGTTCGAGCGAATCGGAGTCGTTGCCCTCGCCCACGGTGCCGCGACCAAAAAGTCCGGCTTGGTCGCCGACGACGACTATCGCGAGCTCGGCAGCGGCAGCAGCCTGCACGGCCGCGGCGAATCCGGATTCATCGTCGTCCTCGACGGTGCAGCCCTCCGCGTAAACAATCTCCGGCATGGCGAGAGAAGCCGCACCGAACGCATCCGGAAGCGCCTCGAGCACGGTGGGAATCGTGAAGCCGAGCGGCAGGTCCGGATGCCCTGCGAGCACGTGGTTGGCGAAGGAATAGCAGCCTTGCAGCGCCTCGGCGCGATGCGCGTTGGGACCGATGACGGCAAGCTTCGTCAGAGGGCTCTCGCGTGCCCCGAGCGGCAGCACACCGTCATTCGACAACAGCACAACAGACTCCTCGGCGAGACGGCGCGCCAATTCGCGGTGACGCGGCGAATCAAGATCTATCTCGCTCGGCGGGTCGTCTTCGTAAGCATCGGCGTCGAGAAGGCCCAGCTGCTCCTTCTGCGTGAGTGCACGCAACACGGCCCGGTCGACGTATGCCTCGTCGAAATCACCGGCACGAATGCGATCGGCGAGCGGTTGCAGGTAGGCGTCTCCCGTCGGCAGCTCGATGTCGATGCCGGCCTCGAGCGCGAGCGCCGCGGCCTCGCCACGGTTGGCCGCGACAGCGTGCATCACCTCAAGAAAGGACACGGCGAAATAGTCCGCGACCACGACGCCATCGAACCCCAGCCGTTCACGCAACAGCTCGGTGAAGTACTCGCCGTTGGCGGCCATCGGCACGCCGTCGATGTCGGTGTACGAGTTCATCACCGACCTGGCCCCGCCATCGAGTATGGCCATCTCGAAGGGCGGCAGAAAGACATCCGCGATCTCCCGCGATCCGGCCCGCACCGGCGCGTGGTTGCGCCCGGAAGTCGACGCCGAGTAGCCGAGAAAGTGCTTGAGCGTCGCGTGAACGCCCGCATCCTGCAGCCCGCGCACGTACGCGGTGCCGACGGTGCCCACCAGATAGGGATCTTCGCCGATGCACTCGTCGACCCTGCCCCATCGCGGGTCGCGCACGACATCGAGCACCGGCGCCAGACCCTGGTGAATGCCGAGCTGCTTCATGGAATCGCCGATGGCACGCGCCATCTCGCCGACCAGCTCGGGGTCGAATGCGGCGCCCCAGGCCAGCGGCGTCGGGAAGGTCGCCGCCTTCCACGCGGCAAGACCGGTCAGGCATTCCTCGTGCACGAGGGCGGGGATGCCCAGCCTCGTCTCGCGTTTGAGACGCCGCTGCTCACCCCACAACCACTCCGCGCGCTCCGCGGGCTCGACCGGGCGCGTGCCGTAGACCCGCGTGTACTGCCCGAGCCCGTGGCGGGTCACCTCGGCGAGGTCGCCCGACGGCCTCTGGCCCGCCGCCATCTCGCGCTGCATTGGCGCCGCCACACCGTTCTGGTCGAGCCAGTAGCCCACGATCTGGGCCAGCTTCTCCTCGAGGGTCATCTGCGCAAGCAGCGCGCGCACGCGCTGAGACGCATCCGGCATCGCCGGCACTGCAACCGTCACTTCACTCTTCGCTTTCGCTGGTTTCTCTGGCGGGTACGAGAATTATTCCTCGGCGTGCTGACATGCGTTCGGTCTCGAAGGTGACTGCTCACCCCTTGACCGCGCCGGTCAATCCGCCGACGATGCGACGTTGGAATATCGCGAAGAAGATCAGGGCCGGAATCATCGACAGTGACGTGAATGCCAGAACTTTTGCCGTATCGACAGAATACTGCGATGCAAAGGCCTGCACGCCGAGCGGCAGGGTGAACGTCGCCTGATCATTCAGGATGAACAGCGGAAGCAGGTAGCTGTTCCAGCTGCCGATGAACGCGAGGATGCCGGTGGTCACGACGCCGGGAACCGACAGCGGAAGAACCATGCGAAAGAAGAAACCGAGGCGGCTCGCGCCGTCGATCGACGCCGCCTCCTCAATTTCATCGGGAATGGCCCTGAGGAACGGTACGAGAATGATCACCGTGGTGGGCAGCCCGAAGGCGATCTGCGGCAGGATGACACCGCCCAGGTTGTTCATCAGCCCAAGATTCTTCACGAGGATATAGAGCGGCGTGATGGCAACCGTCAGCGGGAACATCAGCCCGGCAGCGAACAGGGAGTACATCGCGCCGCGCCCGCGGAACCTGTAGCGCGCAAGCACAAAACTCACCATCAACCCCAGAGCGACAACACCGAAGGTCGTCGCGAGACCGACTATCGCGGAGTTGCCGATCTCCTGCCAGAACGTCGAGCCCGTCAGCACGTTCAGGTAGTTGTCGATGCGCCAGGGGCTCGGCAATCCGGCGGGCGATGAGGTGATCTGCGAATTGTCGCGGAATCCGCCCAACACGATGTAGAGCACCGGACCGAGGCAACCCGCGATGAACACCAGCGAGATGAAGTAGACGACCGGGCTTCCCCACTCGTCACGCTTGCGAGCTCGCACGCGCGGCGCCCGGAGGGGGGCAGGGGTGAGCGTCGTGACGGCCATCACTTCTTCCTCTCTGTGAGTGCGCCCGCGGTGTCACGTCGCAATACAAACCGTTGATAGATCAGCGCAATGATGAGCGAGATCACGAACATGACAACGGCCACGGCGTTGCCGTACCCGTAGTTGCCCGAGGTGCGTCCGTTGGCGACCATGTATGTCGCCATGGTCGAGACGCCAGCCGTCGAGGCGATGTACTGGCCCCAGATGATGTAGACGAGGTCGAACAGCTGGAGAGAACCGATGATCGACAGGAACGCCCAGATGCGGATCGTCGGTCCGAGCAGCGGGAGGGTGATACGGCGCTGGATCTGCCAATAGCTCGCGCCGTCGATCGCTGCCGCCTCGAACAGTTCCTCGGGGATGCTTTGCAGGCCGGCGAGAAACAGGATGACGGCGAATCCGATGTATTTCCACGAGATGATGATCATCAGGGACCAGATGGCGATGTCGGGGTTCGATAGCCAATCGG
It encodes:
- a CDS encoding carbohydrate ABC transporter permease, whose protein sequence is MAVTTLTPAPLRAPRVRARKRDEWGSPVVYFISLVFIAGCLGPVLYIVLGGFRDNSQITSSPAGLPSPWRIDNYLNVLTGSTFWQEIGNSAIVGLATTFGVVALGLMVSFVLARYRFRGRGAMYSLFAAGLMFPLTVAITPLYILVKNLGLMNNLGGVILPQIAFGLPTTVIILVPFLRAIPDEIEEAASIDGASRLGFFFRMVLPLSVPGVVTTGILAFIGSWNSYLLPLFILNDQATFTLPLGVQAFASQYSVDTAKVLAFTSLSMIPALIFFAIFQRRIVGGLTGAVKG
- a CDS encoding beta-glucosidase family protein, giving the protein MPDASQRVRALLAQMTLEEKLAQIVGYWLDQNGVAAPMQREMAAGQRPSGDLAEVTRHGLGQYTRVYGTRPVEPAERAEWLWGEQRRLKRETRLGIPALVHEECLTGLAAWKAATFPTPLAWGAAFDPELVGEMARAIGDSMKQLGIHQGLAPVLDVVRDPRWGRVDECIGEDPYLVGTVGTAYVRGLQDAGVHATLKHFLGYSASTSGRNHAPVRAGSREIADVFLPPFEMAILDGGARSVMNSYTDIDGVPMAANGEYFTELLRERLGFDGVVVADYFAVSFLEVMHAVAANRGEAAALALEAGIDIELPTGDAYLQPLADRIRAGDFDEAYVDRAVLRALTQKEQLGLLDADAYEDDPPSEIDLDSPRHRELARRLAEESVVLLSNDGVLPLGARESPLTKLAVIGPNAHRAEALQGCYSFANHVLAGHPDLPLGFTIPTVLEALPDAFGAASLAMPEIVYAEGCTVEDDDESGFAAAVQAAAAAELAIVVVGDQAGLFGRGTVGEGNDSDSLELPGVQRRLVEAVVATGTPVVMVMLTGRPYAVGWALDGAGARPSAVLQAFFPGEGGGLAIADIITGRVNPSGRLPVSMPRSTGAQPYSYLHPILGGPSDVTATDSTPLRPFGFGLSYTSFGYSELEVQASTPAGGVFSACVTVTNTGHTRGSDTVQLYGHDVQGSITRPVAQLLGYARVQLDAGASVRLEFSVPTTRFAFSDRRMVKIVEPGDVQVWVASHAEASARADAADASAGAIVSERPATARTIAGSATPRATLSITGHVHEVTTADLRAVSVRAHAGAVAVPQ